The sequence GGCAGCGGGTGGGAAATTGGCAGGAATCGGCGGAAAGTTGTCAGGGCCCGGCGGCCGTCGCGGCGGCCGTTCCGCTCGCGCCGCCCTGCGTGCGGCCGAGCGCGCGCGTGCGCCGGCCGAATGCGCGACGCGCGGCAAAGCAGCCGGCGCATCCGCGAGCGCGAGCGCGCCCGCCGGCCGGACGCGCGGCCCGTGATTGCACCCCAACTCGCGAATGCGCGGCCGGCCGTCAGCGGCGTGATCGGCACAACACGGCTGAACGGCGCAAAGACGGGCGAACGAAATGAACGCGGACGAGCGCCGCAGACGGCGAAGGCGCGCGAGCAGCCCGCGCATGCGCGCCGGCGATCAAGGGGCGATGCTCGCCGGACGAAGCGCGCATCGCGCCCAACGCCGGCCCCGGCCGCGCCCGCCGGCCGGACATGCTCGCGAGCGACGGCAATCGCGAGCGAGGCAACCGTGCGCCGCTACGCTACGCGGCGTGGCGTGGCGTGGCGTGGCGCGGCAAGCGATCGTCCCGACCGATGAAGTGGGTTAAGATCGGCGCGGTCTCGGCAAGTCGATGGTGAAGCAGCATGGCAGCGGAAATTCCCCTCCGACATCGCACGACGACCGTCGATGTCGTGATCTATCCGGGATTCAAGGCGATCGAGGCCGTCGGCGTCATCAACGTGTTCGATTACGCGAACGCGCGGCTCGCGGCCGCCGGGCTCCCGCCCGTCTACGATCTGCAGATCGCCGCGCCCGCGAAGGGCGCGGTCAAGTCCGACACCCTCATCGTGCTCGAAGCGACCAAGGCGATCGACACCCTCGCCGTGCCGGACACGGCGATCGTCGTCGGCGCGCGGGATATCGAGCGCGCGCTGCGCGACACGTCGATGCTCGTCGGATGGTGCCGCGACGTGTCGGGCAGGATCGGCCGGATGGTGGGGCTGTGCTCGGGCTGCTTCTTTCTCGCCGAGTCCGGGATGCTCGACGGCCGCCGCGCGACGACGCACTGGAGCGTCGCCCACACGCTGCAGGCGCGCTATCCGGCCGTGAAGGTGGAACCCGACGCCATTTTCGTGCGGGAAGGCAACGTGTGGACGTCGGCGGGCGTGACGGCCGGCCTCGATCTCGCGCTCGCGATGGTCGAGGAGGATCTCGGCCGCGACATCGCGCTCGCCGTCGCGCGCGATCTCGTGATCTATCTGAAGCGGCCCGGCGGACAATCGCAGTTCAGCGTGTATCTGGCGAGCCAGATGACCGCGCATTCGTCGATCCGCGACGTTCAGGACTGGATTCTGAATTCGCTCGGCGAGCGTCTGAGCGTCGCGCAGCTCGCGAAGCGCGCCGCGATGAGCGAGCGCAACTTCATCCGCGTCTTCGTGCGGGAAACCGGCTATCGCCCGGCCGAATTCATCGAAATCGCACGGCTCGAAAAGGCGCGCCGCATGCTCGAGCAGGAGGAACTGCCGCTCAAGACGGTCGCCGTGCGCAGCGGGTTCCATTCCGACGATCAACTGCGGCGCGTGTTCGTGCGCCGCCTCGGCGTGACGCCCGGCGCTTACCGCGAACGTTTCTCGGGCACCGGCGTACGCGACGCGGCCGCGAGCGAAGGCGCGGACTTCACGGACTGAAGCGCGGGCCGCGGCGAGCGCGGCGACGGTTCCCGGAATCCCGGACGGACCGCTCCCGGCGGCGCGCCCCGCGCCGCCGCCGTCCGGTCTTGCCGGCGGCGCGGCGGCGATGCAATTCGCGCGGCGCATACGTCGATTCGACGACGACGCGCGTGTCGCGCCGACCGGCATCGCCGTCGCCGCCCCGCCAACGCAACCGCAACGCACCGGCAACACCCCGGCAACGCTTGCGCGCCCGTGCCGAACCACCGATCTCCGAGCATGCTGCCGGCAAAAACGCCTGCGCCGCCGCGGTACCCCGGCCTTCCCCGCGGCACCGCGTCGACGCGGCGCACGCGGCGCACGCATCGCGTTCACGACAATGATCACATCGCACGGACCGAATCGGCATCGCCGCCCGCCGCAGCGGCGGCCATATTCAAATGCCCGTGTCGAACCACGCTTCGGTCCGCCGATACAGATCGACGAAGCGCGCATGGCGCGCGGCGAGCGCGGCATCGTGCCCGGGCTTGGCGACGCATGTCGCGCCCGGCCCGAGCGCGACGAGCTCCGTCGCGCGCCAGTGTTCCGCGGCGACGCCGCCGAGCAGCGCCGCACCGCGCGCGGCGGCGTCCGCGCCCTCGACTGCGTGCAGTTCGACGTCGAGCGCGTCGGCCAGCAGTTGCCGCCAGCGCGGATCGACCGAGCCGCCGCCCGCGAGCCGCAGCGCGCGCACGGGCGAGCCGTCCGCGCGGATCGCATCGAGCCCCGCGCGCAGCGCGAACGCGACGCCCTCGAACGCCGCGCGCATCAAAGCGCCGCGCGAATCGCCGAGCGACAGGCCGAGCCAGCCGCCGCGCGCAGCGGGATTCATCCACGGCGAGCGTTCGCCCGTCAGGTACGGCAGGAAGCTGATCTGCGCGGCCGCGTGAGCGCCGAACGCATCGTCGTACGCGGCGCGCCAATCCGGATAGACGAGCCAGCCGCGCGCCGATTCGAGCGCGATCCCGACGTTCTGCATCGCGGCCATCGTGTAATAGCGCGCGCCGCCCGCCGCACGATAACGGTGCAGGCCCGCGCGCGGCGCGGCGCCCTGCGCGGTCAGCACGACAATCTGGCCGCCCGTGCCGGTCGTCAGCAGCGCGTCGCCGTCGCGCGCGAGGCCGCTGCCGAGCGCCGCGCACGGCGTATCGCCCGCGCCCGTCGCGAGCGCGACGTCTGCCGGCAGCCCGAGCGCGCGCGCCGCGTCGGCCGACAACGCGCCGCACCGCGCATCCGATGCACGCGGCGCGGCGAACAGCGCGCGCGGCAGGCCGAGCGATGCGATCAGCGCATCGTCCCAGTCTCCGTCCGGGCCGGCGAGCGCGGTCGCGCACGCGTCGGACGGATCGCTCGCGACGTCGCCGCCCAGCGCGACGCGCAGCCAGTCCTTCGGCTGCAGCGCCCAGCGCGCGGCGCGCAGCACATCCGGCTCGTGCGCGGCGAGCCACGCGAGAAGCGGCCCCGCCATGCCCGGCGACACGGGATTCGGCGACGCGGGCCAGCGCGCGACGAGCGCGGTCGCGCGCGCGTCCGGCCACAGCATCGCGGGCCGCAGCGCGCGGCCGCACGCGTCGGCCAGCACGACGCCGTGCATCTGCCCCGACAAGCCGATCGCCCGCACCTGCGCGCGCTCGTGCTCGGGCAGCCGCCTGGCCGCGTCGACGAGCGCGCGCCACCACGCGGCGACGTCGATCTCCGCCCAGCCGGGCTGCGGCGTCGCGACCGCATACGCGGCGCCCGACGACGCGCGCACGCGGCCGTCGCCGTCGACGATCGCGAGCTTGAGAGAACCGGTCCCCAGATCGATGCCGAGAAATCGCATAACGGAACATGGATTCGAATGAGCCGACGCCGATGATAACCGCCCTGCCCGGCCGCGCCCGCACGATCGGCATCCGCGGCCCGGATGCGCGTTCAAGCCGGCTGGAAGCGGCTCGTCGCGGGTTAACCCAGTGCGGCTTTCGCGCATCGCGCGCGGCCACTATGCCGGCCAGCCGATACAGACCATAAACCAGACGATATTTGGCGACGTCGACCGATCAATATTGAACGGCGATAAAACCGGGACACCCACTCCAGCCGCAGGCCCCCGTGATGAACGCACCGCTGTCCGACGCACGGCGCGCATATCGACGCAGCAAAGCACGGAATAGAAACCAGCGCTCTTGTTGCGATTCGTCAATGCGCATAACGTTGAACCATCTTCAAAACAAGATCATGGAGTGAGACAGATGCAATCGAACACGGTCCATCCGTGCGATGAGCTGCTGCCTTCCGGCAAGCTGCTGACGCTCGGGCTACAGCACGTTCTCGTCATGTACGCGGGCGCCGTCGCGGTGCCGCTCATCGTCGGCGGCGCGCTCAAGCTGCCGAAAGACCAGATCGCATTCCTGATCAGCGCGGACCTGTTCGCGTGCGGGATCGCGACGCTGATCCAGACGCTCGGCGTGTGGATCTTCGGCATCCGCCTGCCCGTCATCATGGGCTGCACGTTCGCGGCCGTCGGCCCGATGATCGCGATCGGCACGAACCCCGGCCTCGGCATCCTCGACATCTTCGGCTCGACGATCGCCGCGGGCGCGATCGGCATCGTGCTCGCGCCGATGATCGGCAAGCTGTTGCGATTCTTCCCGCCCGTCGTCGTCGGCACCGTGATTTCGGTGATCGGGCTGTCGCTGATGGAAGTCGGGATCAACTGGGCGGCGGGCGGCGTCGGCAATCCGAACTACGGCGACCCCGTCTACCTCGGCCTGTCGCTCCTCGTGCTCGCGCTGATTCTCCTCATCAACAAGTTCGGCCGGGGCTTCGTCGCGAACATCTCGGTGCTGCTCGGCATGGTCGCCGGCTTCGCGATCGCGTTCGCCGCGGGCCGCGTGAACACCGACGGCGTCGCGGCGGCGCCGTGGCTCGGCTTCGTCGCGCCGTTCCATTTCGGACTCCCGCATTTCGATCCGTTGGCGATCGCGACGATGGTGATCGTGATGTTCGTCACGTTCATCGAATCGACCGGGATGTTCCTCGCGGTCGGCGACATGGTCGAGCGGCCCGTCGATCAGGACACGCTCGTGCGCGGCCTGCGCGTCGACGGGCTCGGCACGCTGATCGGCGGCATCTTCAATTCGTTTCCGCACACGTCGTTCTCGCAGAACGTCGGGCTGATCGGCGTGACCGGCGTGAAGAGCCGCTTCGTCTGCGCGACGGGCGGCATGATCCTCGTGCTGCTCGGCCTCTTTCCGAAGATGGCGCAGCTCGTCGCGTCGGTGCCGCCCTTCGTGCTCGGCGGCGCGGGCATCGTGATGTTCGGGATGGTGGCCGCGAACGGCGTGAAGGTGCTGTCGAAAGTCGATTTCGTGCGCAACCATCACAATCTGTTCATCGTCGCGGTGAGCATCGGCCTCGGCCTCGTGCCCGTCGTGTCGCCGAACTTCTTCTCGAAGCTGCCCGCCGCGCTCGCGCCGATCCTTCACAGCGGAATCCTGCTCGCGTCGGTGTCGGCCGTCGTGCTCAATCTCGTGTTCAACGGGATGAAGGGCGAACAGGACGCGCGCTGCGACATCCGCCGCGCAGGCCGCGACTTCGACGGAAGGCCCGCCGATCTGCATTGAATCGACGGCGCGCCGCCGTGCCGCCGTGCCGCCGTGCCGCCGTGCCGCCGTGCCGCCGTGCAGGCAATCGAACACGAACGCCGCGCGTTGAATCGCCTCGCCGAAGTCGGGCCTCGATCCGATCATCGCGTGGCGATTGCACGGCGTACGGCGCCGCGCGCCGCGAATCGAACGACTACCCCGCTTCGTGAAGCGCGCGGCGAAAAGCCCGCGAGCAATCCGGTCTTCATGGCGCGGCTCGTTTCGCGGCGTTTCTCGTTTTCGCCCCATGCGGCAGTCGAAGCGCCGACCGAACATACGGGCGTGCCGCTTGCGCGCGCAGCGGCCGCGCCGACGTTGCATCGACGACGCGGCGCGACGGCGGCGGGAATCGGATCGCGACCGCCAAACAAAAACCCCGCGTTCCGAAGAACGCGGGGTTTTTTCATTCACGCGGCGACGCATCCGTCGCCGCTCACGCACCGCGCGACGGGCGAACCAACCGCGTTCGCTCGCCGAGCGGCGCGGGCGACCGCTTAGCCGGCCGTCGTCGCGCCGGCGGACGCGGCGGGCACGGCCGACGCCGCCGCAGGCACGGCCGCACGTCCGTAGTCGACGGGCGCATCCGCTGGGCGCGGCGTCTCGCCCGCGCGCTCGATCCAGCCGCCGCCCAGCGCGCGGTACAGATCGACGAGGTTCGTCCAGCGCGCGAGCCGCGCGCTGATCAACTGCTGCTGCGCCGTGTACAGATCGGTCTGCGCGGTCAACACCGACAGATAGCTGTCGACGCCGTTCTTGTAGCGCAGGTCCGACAGATCGTAGCGGCGCTGCTGCGCGTGCTCGTTGCGCTCGAGCGCCGCGATCTGCTGATCGTACGTGCCGCGCGCGGCGAGCCCGTCCGACACCTCGCGGAACGCGCTCTGGATCGCCTTCTCGTAGTTCGCGATCTCGATGCGCTTCTGCACGTGCGCGAGATCGAGGTTCGCGATGTTCTGCCCGCCCTCGAAGATCGGCAACGCGATGCTCGGCGCGAACGACCACGCCGCCGTGCCGGCCTTGAACAGGCCGCCGAGCGTCGGGCTCGCGGTGCCGAACGCCGCCGTCAGCGAGATCTTCGGGAAGAACGCCGCGCGCGCCGCGCCGATGTTCGCGTTCGCCGCGCGCAACGCCTCCTCGGCCTGCATGATGTCGGGGCGCCGCGTCAGCAGATCGGACGGCAGCCCGGCCGGCACGTCGGTCAGCAGGTTCTGCGCGTTGAGCGGCAGGCCGGCCGGCAGATCGTCGGGCAGCGGCTCGCCGATCAGCAGCACGAGCGCGTTGACCGCCTGCGCACGCGCGCGCGCCTGCGCCTGCTGGTTCGCGAGCGCCGTCTCGACGACCGTCTGCGCCTGCCGCAGATCGAGCTCCGAGCCGGTGCCGTTGTCGAACTGCAGCTTCGTGAGGTCGTACGACGCGCGCGCCGTCTTCAGCGTGTTCTCCGTGACCTGCAGCAGGTCGTCGGTCGACAGGAGCGAGAGGTACTGATCGGCGACGCTCGCGACGAGCGAGATCTCCGCGGCCTTGCGCGCCTGCGCGGTCGCGAAATATTGCGCGAGCGCCTGGTCCTTCAGGCTCTGCACGCGGCCGAACAGGTCGAGCTCCCACGACGCGGACACGCCGACGTTGTAGGCGCGCGAGATGAGCGGCTGGCGCGTCGTCGACACGCCGGCGGGATAGCGCTGGATCGAGCCCGTGCCGGTGCCGTCGAGCGTCGGGAACAGGCCGGCGCGCGTGATCTGATACTGCGCGCGCGAGGCCTCGACGTTCAGCACCGATACGCGCAGATCGCGGTTGTTCCTCAGCGCGATCTCGACGAGCCGCTGCAGGCGCGGATCGACGAAGAACTCGCGCCAGCCGATGTCGACGGCCGACTGGCCGTTCGCGCTGCGCGCGCCGGACGCGGCGCCCGGCTGCGCGGCGTAGACGCCGTCGGTCGGGAACGCGCCCGACACGGGCGCGGCCGGACGCTCGTAGCGCGGCGCGAGCGTGCAGCCCGTCGCGAGCAGGGCGACTGCGAGCGCAGTCAAAGCATGTTTTCGCTTCATCACTTAATCCTTCTTGCCAGCGTCGTCGCCGTGCTCCGGCTTTTCGTCACGGTGCATGTGCTCGTGCGCGAGGCGCAGCGCTTCGTCGGCGTCTTCCTTCTCGCCGCTGAACACCGCCCGCACCTTCACGAAGAACATCGGGATCATGAAGATCGCGAGGAACGTCGCCGTGATCATCCCGCCGATCACGCCCGTGCCGATCGCGTGCTGGCTCGCCGAGCCGGCGCCGTTGCTGATCGCGAGCGGCAGCACGCCGAGAATGAACGCGAGCGACGTCATCAGAATCGGACGCAGCCGCAGCCGCGACGCCTCCAGCGCCGCCTCGATCGGCCCCATCTTCTCCGTCTGCTGCAGCTCGCGCGCGAACTCGACGATCAGAATCGCGTTCTTCGCGGACAGGCCGACGGTCGTCAAGAGCCCCACCTGGAAGAACACGTCGTTCTCGAGCCCGCGCATCGTCGCGGCGAGCAGCGCCCCGATCACGCCGAGCGGCACCACCATGATCACCGAGAACGGAATCGACCAGCTTTCATACAGCGCGGCGAGACACAGGAACACGACGAGGATCGAGATCGCATACAGGATCGGCGCCTGCGAGCCCGACTGGATTTCCTGGAACGACAGCCCCGTCCACGAATAGCCGATACCCGTCGGCAGCTTCTTCGCGAGCGTTTCCATCGCCGCCATCGCCTGGCCGGTCGATTTGCCCGGCGCGGCCTGGCCCTGGATTTCCATCGCCGAGATGCCGTTGTAGCGCTCGAGCTTCGGCGAGCCGTACGTCCAGTGGCCGGTCGCGAACGCGCTGAACGGCACCATCCCGCCCGATCCGTTGCGCACGTACCAGATGTTCAGGTCTTCCGGCGACATCCGGAACGGCGCGTCGGCCTGCACGTACACCTTCTTGATCCGGCCGTCGGTATCGAGGAAGTTGTTCACGTAGCTCGATGCCCAGGCGATCGAGAACGTCTGGTCGATCGCCGACGCCGTGACGCCGAGCGCGTTCGCCTTCTCGCGGTCGATGTTCACCTTGTACTGCGGCGTGTCGTTCAGGCCGTTCGGGCGCACGCCTTGCAGCGTCGGGTCCTTCGCGGCCATTCCGAGCAGCTGATTGCGCGCGGCCATCAGCGCGTCGTGGCCGAGACCCGCGCTGTCGGTCAGCTCGAAGTCGAAGCCGGCCGCCGTGCCGAGTTCGGGAATCGACGGCGGGTTGAACGGAATCACGAGCGCGTCCTTGTAGCCCGCATAGCGCCCGAACATCCGGCCGATCAGCGCCTGCACCTTCTGGTTCGCGCTCTGCCGCTGCGAGTAGTCCTTCAGCTTGACGAACACGAGGCCCGAGTTCTGGCCGCGGCCCGCGAAGCTGAAGCCGTTCACCGTGAACGCGGATTCGACGATGTCCTTTTCCTGCGTGAGCAGGTAATCGGAAATGTTCGCGAGCGTGCGCGCGGTCGTCTCCTGCGTCGAGCCCGACGGCGTCTGGACGATCACGAACATGAGCCCCTGATCCTCGTCGGGCAGGAACGATTTCGGCAGACGCACGAACAGCAGGCCGACCGCGACGATCACCGCCAGATAGATGATGAGCCAGCGGCCCGAGCGCTTGATCACGTGGTGGACGCCGACGTGATACTTGTCGCGGCTCGCGTTGAAGGTTCGGTTGAACCAGCCGAAGAAGCCCTTCTTCTCCTCGTGGTGCCCCTGCGGGATCGGCTTGAGGATCGTCGCGCACAGCGCCGGCGTCAGGATCAACGCGACGAGCACGGACAGCACCATCGCCGACACGATCGTCAGCGAGAACTGGCGATAGATCGCGCCGACCGACCCGCCGGAAAACGCGACCGGCACGAACACCGCGGACAGCACGAGCGCGACGCCGACGAGCGCGCCCGTGATCTGGCCCATCGCCTTGCGCGTCGCTTCCTTGGGCGACAAGCCCTCTTCCGCCATCACCCGCTCGACGTTCTCGACGACGACGATCGCATCGTCGACGAGCAGGCCGATCGCGAGCACGAGGCCGAACATCGACAGCACGTTGATCGAGAAGCCGACCATCGACATGATCGCGAACGTGCCGAGCAGCACGACGGGCACGGCGATCGTCGGGATGATCGTCGCCCGCAGGTTCTGCAGGAACAGATACATCACGAGGAACACGAGGACGATACCCTCGAGCAGCGTCTTCACCACTTCCTCGATCGACAGGCGCACGAACGGCGTGGTGTCGTACGGATACTTGACGACGAGGCCATGCGGGAAGTACGACGACATCTCGTCGATCTTCGCGCGCACCGCCTTCGCCGTCGCGAGCGCGTTCGCGTTCGTCGCGAGCTGGATGCCGAGCGCCGCGGTCGGCTGGCCGTTGTACTTCGTGTCGAAGTTGTACGTTTCGCCGCCGAGGCCGATCTGCGCGACGTCCTTCAGGCGCACCTGCGAGCCGTCCTGGTTCACCTTCAGCAGGATGTTGCCGAACTGCTCGGGCGTCTGCAAAAGCGTCTGCTCGGTGATCGTCGCCTGCAGCACGGTGCCCGGCACGGCCGGCGTGCCGCCGAGCTGGCCGCCCGCGATCTGCACGTTCTGCGCGGAGATCGCGCTCGTCACGTCGACCGGCGTGAGCCCGTAGTTCGTGAGCTTCGTCGGATCGAGCCAGATCCGCATCGCGTACTGCGAGCCGAACAGCGTGACGGTGCCGACGCCGTTGATCCGGCTGATCGGGTCCTTCACGTGCGACGCGACGTAGTTCGCCAGGTCGTACTTGTTCATGCTGCCGTCTTCGGAGTTGAAGGCGAGCACGAGCAGGAAGCTGCTGCTCGACTTCGTCACCGACAGGCCGAGCTGCTGAACCACCTGCGGCAGGATCGGCGTCGCGAGCGACAGCTTGTTCTGCACCTGGACCTGCGCGATGTCCGGGTTCGTACCCGGCGCGAACGTGATCGTGATCGTCGCGTTGCCCGAGTCGTCACTCGTCGACGACATGTACAGGAAGTTGTCGAGACCGCTCATCTGCTGCTCGATCACCTGCGTGACCGTGTCTTCGACAGTCTTCGCCGAAGCGCCCGGATAGTTCGCGGTGATCTGGATCGACGGAGGCGCGATCGTCGGATACTGGGCGATCGGCAGCGTGAAGATCGCCGCGACCCCGGCCAGCATCAGGATGATGGCGATCACCCACGCGAAGATCGGGCGATCGATAAAAAACTTTGCCATGAAACAGGCCCCCTGTTATTGCGCGCTCGACGCGGCGGCCGCGCTCGACGGCGCGGCACCCGATGCGGCCGCGCTCGCCGCCGCGGCCTGGGCGGGCGAGGCGCCCGCTTGCGCTGCGCCCGACGCGGCCTGCAACTGCGCGTCGGCGGTCTTCACGGACATGCCCGGACGCACCTTGTCGATGCCCTGCACGATCACGCGGTCGCCCGCCTGCAGGCCGCCCTCGACCACCCAGTTCTGGCCCTGCGTGCCGCTCGTCGTGAGCACGCGCGACGCGACCTTGCCCTTCTCGTCGACGATCATCGCGATCGCCTGGCCCTTCGGATCGTGCGTGACGCCGATCTGCGGAACGAGGAACGCGTTGTCGTTGACCCCCTCTTCGATGCGCGCGCGCACGAACATGCCCGGCAGCAGCACGCGCTGCTTGTTCGGGAAGATCGCGCGGATCGTGACCGAGCCCGTCGTCTGGTCGACCGTGACGTCGCTGAACTGCAGCTTGCCCTGCTCCGAGTACGGCTTGCCGTCCTCGAGGATCAGCGTGACCTTCGCCGCGCCCGGGCCTTCCGTCTTGATGCGCCCGCTCTGGATGTCCTGGCGCAGCTTCAGGCCGTCGAGGCTCGACTGCGTGAGATCCACGTACACCGGATCGAGCTGCTGGACGGTCGACATCAGCGTCGCCTGGCTCGCCTGCACGTAGGCGCCCGGCGTGACCTGCGAGATCCCGACGCGGCCCGTGATCGGCGAGACCACGTCCGTGTAGCCGAGGTTGATCTGCGCGGTGTCGACCGCCGCCTTGCCCGATCCGACGTCGGCGGCCGCCTGCCCTTGCGCGGCGACCGCATCGTCGTACTGCTGCTTGCTCACCGCGTTCGCGGCGACGAGCACCTTGTAGCGCGCGACGAGCGCGTTCTGCGTCGCGAGGTTCGCCTGCGCCTTCGCGAGCGTCGCCTTCGCGCTGTTCAGCTGCGCGACGTACGGCGCGGGATCGATCTTGTAAAGGCGCTGGCCGGCCTTGACGTCGCCGCCCTCGGTGAACTCACGCCGCAGCACGATGCCGTCGACCCGCGCGCGCACTTGCGCGACGAGATACGCGCTCGTGCGGCCCGGCAGCTCCGAGACCACCGGCACGGATTGCGGCTGCACGGTGACGACGCCGACCTCCGGCGTTTGAGGAGGCGGAGCCGATTCTTTTTTTCCGCACGCGGCCAGGAAGACGGCGGCTGTCGCGACAGTGATTAAGCGGTATGGAACCCGTTCGACGCGCATGGAGCGACCTCGTTTGTAACTGGATGAAATAAGTGCCGGCCCTCGGGGACGCAACACGAACGCGCCTTGCGGCGCGGATCGGACAACTGAATTGCTTGACTGCGAATACAACAGCGGCACGTGACTGCCGTGCCGGGATGCCGCCGCGCGGAGCAACCGCGGTACGCGCGGAACAACAATGAGGAGGGAAATCAGCAGAGACGGATATTAACTGATTGCCTCGAAAGCCATTCGGCCGTAAGCTGGCATTGTATATACATTCACGAATGTATGTAAAAGTCCTTCATGCGCCGCACAATTTCTTACAAATTACCAAGGTTTACAACTGCCGGACGGGGACGACCGGCATGCGGCGCCTGTGATGCAACCCTTATTATTAACGCAATGACCTCGACTTTGCACATGACGAGCTTCTGAATGGCCAGACGCACGAAGGAGGAGGCGCTCGCGACGCGCGACCGCATCCTCGACGCCGCCGAACACGTCTTCTTCGAAAAAGGCGTGTCGCACACGTCGCTCGCCGACATCGCCCAGCACGCGGGCGTCACGCGCGGCGCGATCTATTGGCACTTCGCGAGCAAGAGCGAGCTGTTCGACGCGATGTTCGACCGCGTGCTGCTGCCGATCGACGAGCTGAAGGCGGACACGGGCGCGCCGCACGCCGACCCGCTCGGCCGGATTCGCGAGATCCTGATCTGGTGCCTGCTTGGCGTCGCGCGCGATCCGCAGCTGCGGCGCGTGTTCAGCATCCTGTTCATGAAGTGCGAGTACGTCGCGGACATGGGGCCGCTCCTGCAGCGCAACCGCGAAGGAATGCGCGACGCGCTGCGCAACATCGAAGCGGATCTCGCGCAGGGCGTCGCGAACGGCCAGTTGCCGGCCGATCTCGACACGTGGCGCGCGACGCTGATG comes from Burkholderia savannae and encodes:
- the bpeA gene encoding efflux RND transporter periplasmic adaptor BpeA, with product MRVERVPYRLITVATAAVFLAACGKKESAPPPQTPEVGVVTVQPQSVPVVSELPGRTSAYLVAQVRARVDGIVLRREFTEGGDVKAGQRLYKIDPAPYVAQLNSAKATLAKAQANLATQNALVARYKVLVAANAVSKQQYDDAVAAQGQAAADVGSGKAAVDTAQINLGYTDVVSPITGRVGISQVTPGAYVQASQATLMSTVQQLDPVYVDLTQSSLDGLKLRQDIQSGRIKTEGPGAAKVTLILEDGKPYSEQGKLQFSDVTVDQTTGSVTIRAIFPNKQRVLLPGMFVRARIEEGVNDNAFLVPQIGVTHDPKGQAIAMIVDEKGKVASRVLTTSGTQGQNWVVEGGLQAGDRVIVQGIDKVRPGMSVKTADAQLQAASGAAQAGASPAQAAAASAAASGAAPSSAAAASSAQ
- the bpeR gene encoding TetR family transcriptional regulator BpeR encodes the protein MARRTKEEALATRDRILDAAEHVFFEKGVSHTSLADIAQHAGVTRGAIYWHFASKSELFDAMFDRVLLPIDELKADTGAPHADPLGRIREILIWCLLGVARDPQLRRVFSILFMKCEYVADMGPLLQRNREGMRDALRNIEADLAQGVANGQLPADLDTWRATLMLHTLVSGFVRDMLMLPGEIDAERHAEKLVDGCFDMLRTSSAMRKDG